The following proteins are co-located in the Theropithecus gelada isolate Dixy chromosome 19, Tgel_1.0, whole genome shotgun sequence genome:
- the FPR3 gene encoding N-formyl peptide receptor 3, translated as MESDFSIPLNESEEVLPEPAGYTVLWIFSLLVHGVTFVFGVLGNGLVIWVAGFRMTRTVSTICYLNLALADFSFSAILPFRMVSVAMREKWPFGSFLCKLVHVMIDINLFVSVYLITVIALDRCICVLHPAWAQNHRTLSLAKRVIMGLWVLAIVLTLPDFIFWTTVSTENGDTHCIFRFPFWGDTVVERMNVFITMAKVSLILHFIIGFSIPMSIITVCYGIIVAKIHKKRMTKSSRPLHVFTAVVASFFICWFPYELTGILMAVWLKEILFNGKYKIIIVLLYPTSSLAFFNSCLNPVLYAFMGHNFQERLIRSLPTSLERALTEVPDSTQTSNTDTNSASPPEERELQAM; from the coding sequence ATGGAAAGCGACTTCTCCATTCCTCTGAATGAATCTGAGGAGGTGCTCCCTGAGCCTGCTGGCTACACCGTTTTGTGGATCTTCTCATTGCTAGTCCACGGAGTCACCTTTGTCTTCGGAGTCCTGGGCAATGGGCTCGTGATCTGGGTGGCTGGATTCCGGATGACACGCACAGTCAGCACCATCTGTTACCTGAACCTGGCCCTGGCTGACTTCTCTTTCAGTGCCATCCTACCATTCCGAATGGTCTCAGTCGCCATGAGAGAAAAATGGCCTTTTGGCTCGTTCCTATGTAAGTTAGTTCATGTCATGATAGACATCAACCTGTTTGTCAGTGTCTACCTGATCACTGTCATTGCTCTGGACCGCTGTATTTGTGtcctgcatccagcctgggcccAGAACCATCGCACCTTGAGTCTGGCCAAGAGGGTGATCATGGGACTCTGGGTTCTTGCCATAGTCCTTACCTTACCAGATTTCATCTTCTGGACTACAGTAAGTACTGAGAATGGGGACACACACTGTATTTTCAGATTTCCATTCTGGGGTGACACTGTTGTAGAAAGGATGAACGTCTTCATTACCATGGCCAAGGTCTCTCTGATCCTCCACTTCATTATTGGCTTCAGCATACCCATGTCCATCATCACAGTCTGCTATGGGATCATCGTTGCCAAAATTCACAAAAAGCGCATGACTAAATCCAGCCGTCCCTTACACGTCTTCACTGCTGTGGTGGcttctttcttcatctgttgGTTCCCTTATGAACTAACTGGCATTCTAATGGCAGTCTGGCTCAAAGAGATTTTGTTCAATGGCAAATACAAAATCATTATTGTCCTGCTTTACCCAACAAGCTCCTTGGCCTTTTTTAACAGCTGCCTCAACCCAGTTCTCTACGCCTTCATGGGTCATAACTTCCAAGAAAGACTGATTCGCTCCTTGCCCACTAGTTTGGAGAGGGCCCTGACTGAGGTCCCTGACTCAACCCAGACCAGCAACACAGACACCAATTCCGCTTCACCTCCTGAGGAGAGGGAGTTACAAGCAATGTGA